One genomic window of Elaeis guineensis isolate ETL-2024a chromosome 2, EG11, whole genome shotgun sequence includes the following:
- the LOC105056490 gene encoding probable galactinol--sucrose galactosyltransferase 2 → MTLGPKISISEGNLVVHGKTILTGVPDNIVLTHGTGVGPVAGAFIGATASDRKSLHVFPMGTLQGLRFMCLFRFKLWWMTQRMGTAGRDVPLETQFMLVESKDGTAEVELGAAASDSGEEGSAATIYTVFLPLLEGQFRAALQGNEHDQLEICLESGDLAVETNQALYMVYMHSGTNPFEVITEAVKAVEKHMGTFHHRGKKKIPSFLDWFGWCTWDAFYTEVTAEGVHEGLKSLSEGGAHPRFLIIDDGWQQIGSEVQDTSNVVVQEGAQFASRLTGIKENAKFQKKNGEEDQSPGLKVVVNEAKQHNNVKYVYVWHAMAGYWGGVKPAGEGMEHYESTLAYPVTSPGVTGNQPDIVMDSLAVHGLGLVHPKKVYSFYNELHAYLASCGVDGVKVDVQNIIETLGAGHGGRVSLTRAYHQALEASVTCNFPDNGCISCMCHNTDMLYSAKQTAVVRASDDFFPRDPASHTIHISSVAYNSLFLGEFMQPDWDMFHSLHPAAEYHGAARAVGGCAIYVSDKPGHHNFELLRKLVLPDGSVLRALLPGRPTRDSLFNDPARDGTSLLKIWNVNKCTGVVGVFNCQGAGWCKIAKKTRVHDAAPGTLTGTVSARDVDGIAQLAGEGWDGQAVVYAYKSGELVRLPKAATLPVTLKVLEYELFHICPIKVISPGISVAPIGLLDMFNSGGAVEQFDIRMSSSTGSTEDRDDGDSSFDAAEQFSENRAATAAVVLRVRGCGRFGFYSTQRPIKCTLDSSDVEFSYDSATGLVLLDIPVPEKEMYRWALEIQV, encoded by the exons ATGACGTTGGGCCCAAAGATCTCGATCAGCGAGGGCAACCTGGTGGTCCACGGGAAGACCATCCTCACCGGCGTCCCGGATAACATCGTCCTCACCCATGGCACCGGCGTCGGCCCCGTCGCCGGTGCCTTCATCGGCGCCACCGCCTCCGACCGCAAGAGCCTCCATGTCTTCCCCATGGGCACCCTCCA GGGGCTGCGATTCATGTGCCTGTTCCGGTTCAAGCTATGGTGGATGACGCAGCGGATGGGGACGGCCGGCCGGGACGTGCCGCTGGAGACCCAGTTCATGCTGGTGGAGAGCAAGGACGGCACGGCGGAGGTCGAGCTCGGAGCCGCCGCCAGCGATTCCGGAGAGGAAGGCAGCGCCGCCACCATCTACACCGTTTTCCTCCCCCTCCTCGAGGGCCAGTTCCGGGCCGCTCTCCAAGGCAACGAGCACGATCAGCTAGAGATCTGCCTCGAGAGCG GAGATTTGGCGGTTGAGACCAACCAGGCGCTGTACATGGTCTACATGCACTCCGGGACTAACCCCTTCGAAGTAATTACTGAGGCGGTTAA GGCTGTTGAGAAACACATGGGAACATTCCATCaccgtgggaagaagaag ATTCCTTCTTTCCTGGACTGGTTCGGGTGGTGCACATGGGACGCTTTCTATACTGAGGTCACGGCCGAGGGCGTCCATGAGGGCCTTAAAAG CTTATCGGAGGGTGGGGCGCATCCGCGGTTCCTGATCATAGACGATGGTTGGCAACAAATCGGCTCCGAAGTTCAGGACACCTCCAATGTCGTCGTGCAGGAGGGAGCACA ATTCGCTAGTAGGCTTACCGGGATCAAGGAGAACGCCAAGTTCCAAAAGAAAAACGGGGAGGAGGACCAATCCCCTGGACTCAAGGTCGTCGTGAACGAAGCCAAGCAACACAATAACGTCAA GTACGTGTACGTCTGGCACGCGATGGCCGGGTACTGGGGAGGGGTGAAGCCGGCGGGGGAGGGGATGGAGCACTACGAGAGCACATTGGCCTACCCGGTGACCTCACCTGGGGTGACGGGAAACCAACCGGATATCGTGATGGACAGTCTCGCGGTGCACGGGCTGGGTCTGGTACACCCGAAGAAGGTGTACAGCTTCTACAACGAACTCCACGCCTATCTAGCCTCCTGTGGAGTTGACGGCGTTAAAGTCGACGTCCAGAACATAATCGAGACCTTGGGTGCCGGCCACGGTGGCCGTGTCTCCCTCACGCGTGCCTACCACCAGGCACTGGAGGCCTCCGTTACTTGTAATTTCCCGGACAACGGCTGCATCTCTTGCATGTGCCACAACACGGACATGCTCTACAG TGCGAAGCAGACGGCGGTGGTGAGGGCGTCGGACGACTTCTTCCCGAGGGATCCAGCGTCGCATACGATCCACATTTCGTCGGTAGCGTATAATTCGCTTTTCCTGGGCGAATTTATGCAGCCCGACTGGGATATGTTCCAT AGCCTCCATCCTGCGGCGGAATACCACGGAGCTGCCCGAGCCGTCGGTGGGTGCGCAATCTACGTTAG TGACAAGCCGGGCCACCACAACTTCGAGCTACTGAGGAAGCTGGTCCTGCCCGATGGGTCCGTCCTCCGCGCGCTACTCCCTGGCCGTCCCACCCGTGACAGCCTCTTCAACGACCCCGCCCGTGATGGCACCAG CTTGCTGAAGATATGGAACGTGAACAAGTGCACCGGCGTGGTTGGCGTGTTCAACTGCCAGGGCGCCGGGTGGTGCAAGATCGCCAAGAAGACTCGCGTCCACGACGCCGCCCCGGGGACCCTCACCGGCACCGTCAGCGCCCGGGATGTCGATGGCATCGCCCAACTCGCTGGCGAAGGATGGGATGGCCAAGCCGTCGTCTATGCCTATAAATCAG GTGAATTGGTTCGGCTGCCGAAAGCCGCTACGTTGCCGGTGACTCTCAAAGTTCTGGAATATGAGCTCTTCCATATCTGCCCCATTAAG GTGATCAGCCCGGGCATTTCGGTGGCACCCATCGGACTGTTGGATATGTTTAATTCTGGCGGAGCCGTGGAGCAATTCGACATCCGGATGTCATCATCCACTGGCTCGACGGAGGACCGCGATGATGGCGATTCTTCCTTCGATGCGGCCGAGCAATTTAGTGAGAACAGAGCGGCTACCGCGGCGGTTGTTCTTAGAGTTCGGGGATGTGGAAGGTTCGGGTTTTACTCAACCCAAAGGCCGATTAAATGTACTTTGGATTCTTCCGATGTGGAGTTCAGCTATGATTCTGCTACGGGACTTGTGTTGCTCGATATCCCTGTGCCGGAGAAGGAGATGTACCGGTGGGCTCTTGAGATCCAAGTATGA